In Cydia strobilella chromosome 6, ilCydStro3.1, whole genome shotgun sequence, one DNA window encodes the following:
- the LOC134741991 gene encoding dynein axonemal intermediate chain 4, translating to MSATATITFDTAANESHHSQDTDEAATAKVGKTAFSFMDKRLNTRVFVDDIDFTPDDIVDSSFPTMMDTFSHAAFEVRVRSTVAIAKIDKTKSDTGDGGPKVFATTISLDDIKIDHTLNTEEGCAPDDVDLDKAPSAFYLPKKYPVMSYPPNIMVVFKETETEFLFELPSFSFDKGTPEGNAVEEANEFYNYITVGKGRNRKMVVEETQTEPVVIQSRHTLAVRPQKKNAASFASLWDMHDTYEKLKRARAKEEPDEMVLYQSADAKLLRKKKIVDTGSDHLRGKSFQEIGQTHNFYDAVMLTERVLAAKAYSDAQKKFRGLVPMNPLSLDLVYIYTIKRLWTFECNATDDHPVVMMAFNPSNENILAVAYGDIGCAKHFDGLVAIWCTKNPIKPERFYRFVEPLTSIAFSAKNPNWLACGFANGDVLILDVTSYAKKIIAQSTRDTNPCFEPIWTVTWRAVDTDSEYVLTTCQDGRVNRFTSTKTHDFICTPMMHLSTVEGSLKGLQITKACLKVDVPINRHPAGHCIMWHPSISHIYYVGTDEGCIHQCSKNYLNQHMDVFRAHAGPVYALHCSPFMKNLMMTCGADGAIRLWVEGIDDVIMTLSCKGAVYDAAFCPVNATIVLTVSTNILSIWDLRRKTHIPCAEYTLTEQGILTSIKFGAGGDSVFVSDSVGKIHTFHLEDTPIPPFDQRKMLDEAIKKALCTRPNLLKQLEKMASYHKRRP from the coding sequence ATGAGTGCAACTGCAACTATAACATTCGACACTGCAGCAAACGAGTCCCACCATAGTCAAGATACCGATGAAGCCGCCACCGCTAAAGTTGGCAAAACTGCGTTCTCTTTCATGGACAAGCGGCTTAACACCCGCGTTTTTGTGGACGACATCGACTTTACTCCTGATGACATAGTCGACAGCAGCTTTCCTACCATGATGGACACCTTTTCACACGCTGCGTTTGAAGTTCGCGTCCGCTCTACCGTCGCGATTGCCAAAATAGACAAGACTAAATCAGACACGGGGGACGGCGGCCCGAAAGTATTCGCCACCACAATCTCCCTTGACGACATAAAAATCGATCACACGCTCAACACAGAGGAGGGCTGCGCTCCCGACGACGTCGACCTAGACAAGGCTCCCTCCGCGTTCTATTTGCCTAAAAAGTACCCCGTCATGTCTTATCCACCAAATATTATGGTAGTTTTCAAAGAAACTGAAACAGAATTCCTGTTCGAGCTACCTTCGTTTTCCTTTGATAAGGGAACGCCGGAAGGAAATGCAGTTGAAGAAGCAAATGAATTCTATAACTATATTACTGTTGGGAAGGGCAGGAATCGAAAGATGGTGGTGGAAGAGACCCAGACTGAGCCAGTGGTAATCCAGTCTCGGCATACACTAGCGGTACGACCGCAGAAAAAAAATGCCGCGTCTTTCGCGTCCTTGTGGGACATGCATGACACCTATGAGAAGCTGAAGCGAGCCCGCGCTAAAGAGGAACCTGACGAGATGGTGCTGTATCAGTCCGCGGACGCGAAGCTGCTGCGTAAGAAGAAAATAGTCGACACCGGCTCAGACCACCTGCGAGGCAAAAGTTTCCAAGAGATAGGACAGACTCATAATTTCTACGATGCAGTAATGTTAACTGAGCGTGTTCTAGCGGCTAAAGCTTATTCCGATGCACAAAAGAAGTTCAGAGGTCTCGTCCCTATGAACCCGCTCTCGCTCGACTTGGTGTACATTTACACTATCAAACGTCTATGGACGTTTGAGTGCAATGCGACTGATGACCATCCCGTCGTGATGATGGCTTTCAATCCTAGCAATGAAAATATATTGGCCGTGGCTTACGGTGACATTGGTTGTGCGAAGCACTTCGATGGGCTAGTCGCTATCTGGTGCACGAAGAACCCCATCAAGCCGGAGCGGTTTTACCGCTTCGTTGAACCGCTAACTTCCATTGCATTTTCCGCGAAAAATCCGAACTGGCTCGCGTGTGGCTTTGCAAACGGGGACGTTTTAATACTGGACGTCACTTCATATGCCAAGAAGATTATAGCTCAAAGTACCCGTGACACCAACCCTTGCTTCGAGCCAATCTGGACGGTAACCTGGCGCGCGGTGGACACAGACAGTGAATACGTTTTAACCACGTGCCAAGACGGCAGAGTGAATCGATTCACAAGTACGAAAACGCACGATTTTATCTGCACGCCTATGATGCATTTATCCACCGTTGAAGGCAGTTTGAAAGGGCTTCAAATTACAAAAGCGTGTCTAAAGGTGGATGTACCAATAAATAGACATCCAGCAGGGCATTGCATCATGTGGCATCCAAGCATCAGTCACATTTATTACGTAGGTACCGACGAAGGTTGCATACACCAATGCTCGAAGAATTATCTAAACCAGCACATGGACGTGTTCCGAGCTCACGCGGGCCCTGTTTACGCTTTACATTGTTCGCCTTTCATGAAGAATTTGATGATGACTTGTGGTGCTGATGGGGCTATAAGATTGTGGGTGGAAGGGATCGATGATGTTATAATGACGTTAAGTTGCAAAGGGGCAGTGTATGACGCTGCTTTCTGTCCTGTTAACGCGACTATAGTTCTTACCGTCAGCACTAATATATTATCTATTTGGGATTTGAGGAGGAAGACTCATATTCCTTGCGCGGAGTACACTTTGACAGAACAGGGTATTCTGACATCTATAAAGTTCGGTGCAGGCGGGGATAGTGTGTTTGTGTCGGACAGTGTAGGGAAGATTCATACGTTCCATCTGGAAGACACGCCGATTCCGCCGTTCGACCAGCGCAAGATGCTGGACGAAGCCATCAAGAAAGCGTTGTGCACGAGGCCGAACCTGCTGAAGCAGCTTGAGAAGATGGCGTCTTATCATAAGAGACGCCCTTAA